The Pimelobacter simplex genomic sequence ACCGGGGCGGTGCTGAACTTCGGCGCGAAGGCGACCACGCCCGCGAGCATGAGCGCGGTCATGATGACCGCGAGGAAGGCGCTCATCTTGGCGAGCAGCTTGTAGCCGTAGATCGCGACGAGCACCGAGCCGATGGCGAGCACGACGTACCCGAGGGCGTAGGCGCCGTCGCCGCCCGGCGTGCCGAAGAGGCGCTCGAGCGGGCCGACCACGGCCGCGCCGCCCGTCCACACCGTCAGCGCGGCGTAGCCCAGCGAGAGGAGCAGGCCGATCCCCGAGCCGAGCAGCCGGCCGCGGACACCGAACTGCGCGCCGCTGCTCGTCGAGAGGTTGGTCGCGGTCCGGAAGGAGACCAGCGCGAGGGGCGCCACGAGCAGGCAGCCGGCGAGCGTGCCGGCGACCTGGGCGGTCACGCTCTCCCAGAAGCTCAGTCCGAAGGTGGCCGGGAGCCAGCCGAAGATGACCACACCGAGGCACAGGTTCGAGCCGATGAGGATGTTGACGACATCGCGCGGCCGGCCGGTCCGGTCCTGGTCCGGGATGGTGTCGACGCCGTGCTGCTCGATGCCGATCGAGGAGTCGCTGTGCTCCGCCATGAGTGCTCCTTGCTCCGGTGAGTTCGCCTCATCGTGAGGCAGGTCACGTCGGCGTCGGGATAGAGCGAACCTCCAACGTCAGGCCCACTCGTGGTGGGAACCCACAAGGCTCCAGGCGTGGGCGGGCGTCGTACGGGACTGGTGACGCGCTCAGTGGACCGCCCCGGCGGCCCGCCTGACAGGCCCCGCCAGGCACCGCGGCACGACCTCCCGCGGACCCCTCGTCGAATATGAGTAGATCACTACAGTTAAGTCATGACCTCCCTCAGCACCGACCTCAACGGCGTCGACCTCGCGGCCGTCGGCAGCCTCGTCCAGGCCGTCCAGGCCGACCCCGCCGCCGCGCGGACGACGTGGACCGCGCACGTGACCTGGAACGGCGCGTTCACCTCCGAGGCGAACGTCCGCTCGTTCGCGCCGATCCCCTCCGACGAGCCGCCCGCGCTCGGCGGCGGCGACACCGCGCCCAACCCGGTCGAGCAGCTCCTCGGCGCGCTGGGCAACTGCCTCGCCGTCGGGTACGCCGCCAACGCCACCGTGGCCGGCATCGAGCTGCGCGACCTGCGGGTGGACCTGCGCGGTGACCTCGACCTGCACGTCTTCCTCGGGCTCGCCGAGGGCCACGCGGGCTTCGACGGCATCCGCGCCACCGTCACCATCGACTCCCCCGCGAGCCGCGCCGAGCTCGAGGCGCTGCACACCAAGGTGCTCGCCAGCTCGCCGGTCGGGCACACGCTGCGCAGCGCGGTCCCGGTCGAGGTCAGCCTGGGCTGAGCCTCAGCACCAGGCGTGGACGCCGCCCGGCGTCAGGTCGCGGTCGCGCAGGACCACGCCCAACCGGTCGCCGTAGGCCGCGCAGGTGCGGCGGAAGTCGCGCCGGCGGTACTCCACGACCAGCACCCGGTCGCCGTACGACGCGACGTAGTCACCGCACTCGTCGTAGCGCCCGCACTGCTCGGCGATCGCGAAGTCGAAGCCCAGCCGCCGGCCGTCGAGCTCGGCCCAGTTCTTCTGGGCCACCGCGAGCCCGGCGGCATGGGCGCGGGCGGTGAGCAGGCGGGAGTACTTCTTCGCGTGGCGCGCCCGGACCAGGCCGTGGCTGCGGGAGAACGAGTCGAGGTTGTCGAGCTCGACGCCGTCGTAGCCGGCGCGGGCGCAGCCGTCGATCCAGCGCCCGACGATCGCGGCCAGGCGCTGGCGCTTGGCCGGGGTGCGCAGGTCGAGGAGCCACTCCCCCCAGGCCTCGTCGACGACCGGGCGCCCGCCCTGGCGCAGCACCAGCCCCGGGCGCTTGCGCCAAAACCGCCGCTCGTCCGGCTGGGTCTGGAAGCCGTTGACGTAGCAGATGTTGTAGACGCCCGGCGCCGGCGCGGCGCGCCGGTCGCGGACCACCACGCCCACGTTGGGCGCGGGCGTCGCGACGCCGCCGAGCTGGTAGTCGGGGTCGACGCCGCCA encodes the following:
- a CDS encoding OsmC family protein, translated to MTSLSTDLNGVDLAAVGSLVQAVQADPAAARTTWTAHVTWNGAFTSEANVRSFAPIPSDEPPALGGGDTAPNPVEQLLGALGNCLAVGYAANATVAGIELRDLRVDLRGDLDLHVFLGLAEGHAGFDGIRATVTIDSPASRAELEALHTKVLASSPVGHTLRSAVPVEVSLG
- a CDS encoding endo alpha-1,4 polygalactosaminidase, which codes for MLPALVLGLVIALGSGPTVTPPPGGVDPDYQLGGVATPAPNVGVVVRDRRAAPAPGVYNICYVNGFQTQPDERRFWRKRPGLVLRQGGRPVVDEAWGEWLLDLRTPAKRQRLAAIVGRWIDGCARAGYDGVELDNLDSFSRSHGLVRARHAKKYSRLLTARAHAAGLAVAQKNWAELDGRRLGFDFAIAEQCGRYDECGDYVASYGDRVLVVEYRRRDFRRTCAAYGDRLGVVLRDRDLTPGGVHAWC